In Gopherus flavomarginatus isolate rGopFla2 chromosome 1, rGopFla2.mat.asm, whole genome shotgun sequence, a single genomic region encodes these proteins:
- the ZCRB1 gene encoding zinc finger CCHC-type and RNA-binding motif-containing protein 1 isoform X1: protein MSGGLAPSKSTVYVSNLPFSLTNNDLYRIFSKYGKVVKVTIMKDKDTRKSKGVAFILFLDKESAQNCSRALNNKQLFGRVIKASIAIDNGRAAEFIRRRNYFDKSKCYECGETGHLSYACPKNMLGEREPPKKKEKKKRKKIVEPEEELEEEEESEDEGEDPALDSLSQAIAFQQAKIEEEQQRWKQTAGEPSTSDDSRRPRIKKSAYFSDEEEFSD from the exons ATGAGTGGTGGGTTAGCACCAAGTAAAAGCACAGTGTATGTGTCCAACTTGCCCTTCTCTCTGACCAACAATGACTTATACAGG atattttccaaGTATGGGAAAGTTGTTAA AGTTACTATTATGAAGGACAAAGACACCAGGAAGAGTAAAGGAgttgcatttattttgtttttggatAAAGAATCTGCACAAAACTGTTCTCGGGCACTTAACAACAAACAA TTATTTGGAAGAGTGATAAAAGCAAGTATTGCTATTGACAATGGAAGAGCAGCGGAATTCATCCGTAGACGTAACTACTTTGATAAATCTAAATGTTATGAATGTGGG GAAACAGGACACTTAAGTTATGCTTGTCCTAAAAATATGCTAGGAGAACGTGAGcctccaaaaaagaaagaaaagaagaaaaggaagaaaatagttGAACCAGAAGAAGAACT tgaggaagaggaagaaagtgaAGATGAGGGTGAAGATCCTGCCCTGGATAGCCTCAGCCAGGCCATAGCTTTTCAG CAAGCCAAAATTGAAGAAGAGCAGCAAAGATGGAAACAGACTGCAGGGGAACCTTCAACGTCTGACGATTCAAGAAGGCCACGGATTAAAAAAAGTGCATATTTCAGTGATGAGGAAGAATTTAGTGACTga
- the ZCRB1 gene encoding zinc finger CCHC-type and RNA-binding motif-containing protein 1 isoform X2, giving the protein MTYTGVTIMKDKDTRKSKGVAFILFLDKESAQNCSRALNNKQLFGRVIKASIAIDNGRAAEFIRRRNYFDKSKCYECGETGHLSYACPKNMLGEREPPKKKEKKKRKKIVEPEEELEEEEESEDEGEDPALDSLSQAIAFQQAKIEEEQQRWKQTAGEPSTSDDSRRPRIKKSAYFSDEEEFSD; this is encoded by the exons ATGACTTATACAGG AGTTACTATTATGAAGGACAAAGACACCAGGAAGAGTAAAGGAgttgcatttattttgtttttggatAAAGAATCTGCACAAAACTGTTCTCGGGCACTTAACAACAAACAA TTATTTGGAAGAGTGATAAAAGCAAGTATTGCTATTGACAATGGAAGAGCAGCGGAATTCATCCGTAGACGTAACTACTTTGATAAATCTAAATGTTATGAATGTGGG GAAACAGGACACTTAAGTTATGCTTGTCCTAAAAATATGCTAGGAGAACGTGAGcctccaaaaaagaaagaaaagaagaaaaggaagaaaatagttGAACCAGAAGAAGAACT tgaggaagaggaagaaagtgaAGATGAGGGTGAAGATCCTGCCCTGGATAGCCTCAGCCAGGCCATAGCTTTTCAG CAAGCCAAAATTGAAGAAGAGCAGCAAAGATGGAAACAGACTGCAGGGGAACCTTCAACGTCTGACGATTCAAGAAGGCCACGGATTAAAAAAAGTGCATATTTCAGTGATGAGGAAGAATTTAGTGACTga